One region of Collinsella aerofaciens ATCC 25986 genomic DNA includes:
- a CDS encoding transposase: protein MVSDSHAGLVAAVSRLFQGCAWQRCVTHLQRNLQSACSGRPEDSKAAVRDLVHAAVYQDDPDLARCVWAEAAPWVASVSARAGEVFEQAEDSALAFTAFPRAHWAKLRTNNVQERANREIKRRYRVVQSFPSRESMLRLTCASLMETEGQWSQQRVFSEASAAEGFAEPADRPAPTEGRRRALGRRAREIVDEIVERRGLKKE, encoded by the coding sequence GTGGTCTCCGACAGCCACGCCGGGCTCGTGGCCGCCGTCTCGCGCCTGTTCCAGGGCTGCGCCTGGCAGCGCTGCGTGACGCACCTGCAGCGCAACCTCCAGAGCGCCTGCTCGGGCAGGCCCGAGGACTCCAAGGCGGCCGTCAGGGACCTCGTGCATGCCGCGGTCTACCAGGACGACCCCGACCTCGCGCGCTGCGTGTGGGCCGAGGCGGCGCCCTGGGTGGCGTCGGTGTCCGCCAGGGCCGGCGAGGTCTTCGAGCAGGCCGAGGACTCCGCGCTGGCGTTCACGGCCTTCCCCAGGGCGCACTGGGCCAAGCTCCGCACCAACAACGTCCAGGAGCGCGCCAACCGCGAGATCAAGCGCCGCTACAGGGTCGTGCAGTCCTTCCCCTCGAGGGAGTCGATGCTGCGCCTGACGTGCGCGAGCCTCATGGAGACCGAGGGACAGTGGTCCCAGCAGCGCGTGTTCTCCGAGGCCTCGGCCGCCGAGGGCTTCGCCGAGCCCGCGGACAGGCCGGCCCCGACAGAGGGGAGGCGCCGCGCGCTCGGGCGGCGCGCCAGGGAGATAGTGGACGAGATAGTCGAGAGGCGCGGCCTCAAGAAGGAGTAA
- a CDS encoding HsdM family class I SAM-dependent methyltransferase, with translation MALGSLVKTLQNIMRKDAGINGDAQRIEQMTWLFFLKIYDAKEQEWEFHDDSYQSIIPERLRWYSWAHDAKDGKALTGDELLDFVNNDLFKTLESLELAPDAPLRHVVVKAAFTDANNYMKDGILLRQVINEIDESVDFTEYKERHAFGEIYETILKDLQSAGNAGEFYTPRAVTDFMAQALAPKLGETVADFACGTGGFLTSALKILDSQVQTPADRELYARSVYGIEKKQLPYLLCVTNMLLHDIDNPEVFHDNSLEKDVREWKHKPDGQFDVVLMNPPYGGSESASVQNNFPVALRSSETADLFLGLILYRLKRGGRAAVIIPDGFLFGQDSAKTEIKRRLLEDMNLHTVLRLPQSVFAPYTSITTNVLFFDNTGASEGVWFYRMDMPEGYKHFSKTKPIRIEHFAPVKEWWENRRDIEEDGNPKAKYYTVDELRDGGFNFDVCGYPHEEEEILPPDELIRNYKEERAKLDAEIDQKLARICEILGIEA, from the coding sequence ATGGCACTGGGATCTCTCGTAAAGACCCTGCAGAACATCATGCGCAAAGACGCCGGCATCAATGGCGATGCGCAGCGCATTGAGCAGATGACTTGGCTTTTCTTCCTCAAGATTTACGATGCCAAGGAGCAGGAGTGGGAGTTTCACGATGACTCCTATCAGTCCATCATCCCCGAGCGCCTGCGCTGGTATAGCTGGGCGCACGATGCGAAAGACGGCAAGGCGCTTACTGGCGATGAGCTTCTCGACTTTGTGAACAATGATCTATTCAAGACTCTTGAGAGTCTTGAGCTTGCACCTGATGCGCCTTTGCGACACGTCGTCGTCAAGGCTGCTTTTACTGACGCCAACAACTACATGAAGGATGGGATTCTACTTCGTCAAGTCATCAACGAGATTGACGAGTCGGTTGATTTTACCGAGTACAAAGAGCGCCACGCCTTCGGTGAAATTTACGAGACCATCCTGAAAGACTTACAGTCCGCGGGTAATGCCGGCGAGTTTTACACGCCCCGAGCGGTGACTGACTTTATGGCCCAGGCACTTGCGCCCAAGCTCGGCGAGACTGTGGCTGACTTCGCGTGTGGCACGGGCGGCTTTTTGACGAGCGCCCTCAAGATTCTCGACTCCCAGGTTCAGACTCCAGCCGATCGTGAACTCTATGCAAGATCGGTCTACGGCATCGAGAAGAAGCAGCTCCCTTACCTGCTGTGCGTGACCAACATGCTGTTGCACGATATTGATAATCCTGAAGTCTTTCACGATAACTCTCTCGAGAAGGATGTTCGCGAGTGGAAGCACAAGCCTGACGGCCAGTTTGACGTCGTACTTATGAACCCGCCCTATGGCGGGTCCGAGAGTGCATCGGTGCAAAACAACTTCCCTGTTGCACTCCGTAGCTCCGAGACCGCAGATCTATTCCTTGGACTCATTCTTTATCGTCTTAAGCGAGGCGGCCGCGCTGCTGTTATCATTCCGGATGGTTTTCTCTTTGGCCAGGATAGTGCAAAGACGGAGATCAAGCGTCGCCTGCTTGAGGACATGAACTTGCATACTGTCTTGCGCCTTCCACAGAGTGTTTTCGCTCCGTACACGAGCATCACTACTAACGTTCTGTTCTTCGATAATACGGGGGCCTCTGAGGGCGTTTGGTTCTATCGCATGGACATGCCCGAGGGGTATAAACACTTCTCTAAGACCAAGCCCATTAGGATCGAACATTTTGCACCTGTAAAGGAATGGTGGGAGAACCGTCGGGATATCGAGGAAGACGGCAATCCCAAGGCCAAGTACTATACGGTTGACGAGTTGCGAGACGGCGGTTTTAACTTTGACGTGTGCGGCTATCCTCACGAGGAAGAGGAGATCTTACCGCCTGACGAACTGATCAGGAACTACAAAGAAGAGCGCGCTAAGCTCGATGCCGAGATTGACCAGAAGCTTGCTCGTATTTGCGAGATTCTTGGGATTGAGGCGTAG
- the istB gene encoding IS21-like element helper ATPase IstB has protein sequence MGAVAEGSPSIRAQANLSALGLHEMAASLPDYVRMVAAGERGFASALEEMTRVEVAAREVRITSQRIRSSGFPYVKGLADFDWDFQPSVPRAEIEELATLRFVERAENVLFVGSPGVGKTHLAVALGIEAVRAGREVRFVDCARLVEDLEDASSRGILKKRLKYYAHSRLLIIDELGYLDVGSAGADLLFQLISTRYEQRSTIITTNVGISGWGRVFGDDVAASAIADRVCHHCHLVKITGRSYRLKDLPRDGPVKP, from the coding sequence ATGGGCGCCGTCGCGGAGGGTAGCCCCTCGATCAGGGCGCAGGCGAACCTCTCCGCGCTCGGGCTGCACGAGATGGCGGCGTCCCTGCCCGACTACGTGAGGATGGTCGCCGCGGGCGAGCGGGGCTTCGCCTCCGCCCTCGAGGAGATGACGCGCGTCGAGGTCGCCGCCCGGGAGGTCAGGATTACCAGCCAGCGCATACGGTCGTCGGGGTTCCCCTACGTCAAGGGGCTGGCGGACTTCGACTGGGACTTCCAGCCGTCGGTCCCGCGCGCCGAGATCGAGGAGCTCGCGACCCTGAGGTTCGTCGAGCGGGCCGAGAACGTCCTGTTCGTGGGGAGCCCCGGCGTGGGCAAGACGCACCTCGCCGTCGCGCTGGGCATCGAGGCGGTCAGGGCGGGGCGCGAGGTCAGGTTCGTGGACTGCGCCCGGCTCGTCGAGGACCTGGAGGACGCCTCGTCGCGCGGCATCCTCAAGAAGAGGCTCAAGTACTACGCCCACTCGAGGCTGCTGATCATCGACGAGCTCGGCTACCTCGACGTCGGTAGCGCGGGCGCGGACCTGCTGTTCCAGCTGATATCGACGCGCTACGAGCAGCGCTCGACGATCATCACCACCAACGTGGGGATCAGCGGCTGGGGCAGGGTGTTCGGGGACGACGTGGCGGCGAGCGCGATCGCGGACAGGGTGTGCCACCACTGCCACCTGGTCAAGATAACGGGCAGGTCCTACAGGCTGAAGGACCTGCCGAGGGACGGTCCCGTCAAGCCGTGA
- a CDS encoding ATP-binding protein, translating into MEINGPKWCGKTWTALSRSASVSRLDEPAQRAAAEVDPSLALIGDAPHLVDEWQEVPEVWDAARRFVDASGNERGTLLLTGSTALKSEERSHVRHSGTGRIARLSMRPMALCESGDGEPLVSLASLFKGEDFAPQRRESTVDDVARWCCRGGWPANLGLSEDLARETASQYVHSVLDVNVLDEGMSPELAHGLLRALAMNESQAVTYKTLVKDASYGEAGPDERTIAAYLDLFNRLKLTEDLCGWEPPMRSKARVRVRPKRYFCDPSLAAALLGATPERLLGDMQTLGMLFENLVLRDVRVFLSTYGGVDNSVHYFRDEKGLEVDLIVEHDGRWGAIEVKLSDAKADDGARNLKALERKVLSNPAAQNAAPAFLAVVVGKGSIAYTRDDGVAVIPMAALGA; encoded by the coding sequence GTGGAGATCAACGGCCCCAAATGGTGCGGCAAGACCTGGACGGCGCTCTCTCGCTCGGCGAGCGTCTCCAGGCTCGATGAGCCTGCGCAGCGTGCGGCGGCAGAGGTCGACCCAAGCCTGGCGCTCATCGGCGATGCGCCACACCTGGTCGATGAATGGCAGGAGGTGCCCGAGGTTTGGGATGCCGCCCGGCGTTTCGTGGACGCGAGCGGCAACGAACGGGGGACACTTTTGCTCACGGGCTCGACCGCGCTCAAAAGCGAGGAGCGCAGCCATGTTCGTCATTCCGGCACGGGTAGGATCGCCCGTCTGTCAATGCGCCCCATGGCCCTGTGTGAGTCGGGCGACGGCGAGCCGCTCGTGTCACTGGCAAGCCTCTTTAAGGGCGAGGATTTTGCCCCTCAGCGTCGCGAGAGCACGGTGGATGACGTCGCCCGCTGGTGCTGCAGGGGCGGTTGGCCTGCAAATCTTGGGCTTTCGGAAGATCTTGCGCGAGAGACGGCAAGCCAGTACGTGCACTCGGTGCTCGACGTCAACGTGCTGGACGAGGGCATGTCGCCCGAGCTTGCACACGGCCTTTTGCGAGCTCTTGCCATGAACGAGAGCCAGGCTGTCACGTACAAGACGCTCGTAAAGGACGCCTCGTACGGTGAGGCGGGCCCCGACGAGAGGACCATCGCTGCGTACTTGGACCTCTTCAACAGGCTCAAGCTGACCGAGGACCTGTGCGGATGGGAGCCGCCCATGCGCTCGAAGGCCCGCGTTCGCGTGCGCCCCAAGCGCTACTTCTGTGACCCGTCACTTGCGGCGGCGTTGCTGGGGGCTACCCCTGAGCGGCTGCTTGGCGATATGCAAACGCTGGGGATGCTCTTTGAGAATCTCGTCCTGCGCGACGTGCGCGTGTTCCTTTCCACCTACGGCGGTGTCGACAACAGTGTCCATTATTTCCGAGATGAGAAGGGCCTTGAGGTCGATCTGATCGTTGAGCACGACGGGCGCTGGGGAGCCATCGAGGTCAAGCTGAGTGATGCGAAAGCAGACGATGGAGCGAGAAATCTCAAGGCGCTGGAGAGGAAAGTGCTCTCCAATCCTGCCGCCCAGAATGCCGCGCCGGCGTTTTTGGCGGTCGTGGTTGGAAAGGGGAGCATTGCCTACACACGCGACGACGGCGTGGCGGTGATTCCCATGGCGGCACTTGGGGCGTAG
- a CDS encoding ATP-binding protein — MFIGRTVEMSELNRLYGTGSFEMPVIYGRRRVGKTRLITEFIQDKKAIYFQARRTNAEANLHGFSQAILAGSVGAAGVSFRSFDEAFDALATMARTERLIVVIDEYPYLAQSNPEISSLLQDKIDHLYKETRLMLILCGSSLSFMEEQVLGYESPLYGRRTAQFKIMPLDFTTTLGLWQSMSREDAAVCYGMTGGIPAYIERVDPAASLKDNIKRLFLTSTGYLFEEPSNLLLQECRNPEQYDAIVQAIAQGRSKISEIASSTGIPASNVKSYVDKLASLGIVERELPLNETSNKRAVYLLSDQMFRFWYKFVPQNIGLIQNDMAEMAYERIEPHVSDYMGTVFELICRQYVYELARAGQLDVVPASVGRWWGTDNRTHTQEEIDLIVDDGEGTALFAECKWRNEPVGEDVLQKLVHRSELFRRQHKSYAIFSKRGFTQGCQEAAASRGDAKLISFAEMCERR, encoded by the coding sequence ATGTTTATCGGAAGAACAGTGGAAATGTCCGAGCTCAATCGACTGTATGGCACGGGCTCCTTTGAGATGCCTGTGATTTACGGCCGTCGTCGTGTGGGCAAAACGCGTCTTATCACAGAATTCATCCAAGACAAGAAGGCTATTTACTTTCAAGCTCGTCGTACCAATGCAGAGGCAAACCTGCACGGCTTTAGCCAGGCGATACTTGCGGGTTCGGTTGGTGCTGCAGGCGTGTCGTTTCGTAGTTTTGACGAGGCGTTCGATGCATTGGCCACCATGGCTCGCACGGAACGTTTGATTGTCGTGATTGACGAGTATCCCTATCTCGCCCAATCGAATCCCGAGATCAGTTCGTTGCTGCAAGACAAGATTGATCACTTGTACAAAGAGACTAGGCTCATGCTGATTCTATGCGGCTCGTCTCTTTCGTTTATGGAGGAACAGGTGTTGGGCTACGAGAGCCCACTATACGGTAGGCGTACGGCCCAGTTTAAGATCATGCCGCTCGATTTTACGACGACCCTCGGCCTGTGGCAGAGCATGAGTCGCGAAGACGCTGCAGTTTGCTATGGTATGACGGGCGGCATTCCTGCATATATCGAGAGAGTCGATCCTGCCGCATCGCTCAAGGACAACATCAAACGTCTTTTTCTTACTTCTACGGGCTATCTCTTTGAGGAGCCGAGTAACCTGCTATTGCAGGAGTGCCGCAATCCCGAGCAATATGATGCGATCGTGCAAGCAATTGCCCAGGGGCGCTCGAAGATCTCGGAGATTGCGAGCTCTACGGGAATCCCTGCGAGCAACGTAAAGAGCTATGTGGATAAGCTGGCGTCGCTTGGGATTGTCGAGCGCGAGCTGCCCCTAAACGAGACGAGCAATAAGCGAGCCGTGTATCTGCTGAGCGATCAGATGTTTAGGTTCTGGTACAAGTTTGTTCCGCAGAACATCGGGCTGATTCAAAACGATATGGCCGAGATGGCGTATGAGCGCATTGAGCCGCACGTATCGGATTACATGGGTACGGTCTTTGAGCTTATATGCAGACAATACGTGTACGAACTCGCGCGGGCGGGCCAGCTTGATGTGGTTCCGGCAAGCGTTGGGCGCTGGTGGGGGACGGATAATCGCACGCATACGCAGGAAGAAATCGACTTGATTGTTGACGATGGCGAGGGCACTGCGCTGTTTGCGGAATGCAAATGGCGCAATGAACCGGTGGGCGAAGACGTGCTGCAAAAGCTCGTGCATCGAAGCGAGCTCTTTAGGCGGCAGCACAAAAGCTATGCGATCTTCTCGAAGCGAGGCTTTACGCAAGGATGTCAGGAAGCTGCGGCGAGCAGGGGAGATGCCAAGCTGATTTCGTTTGCCGAGATGTGCGAGCGGAGATAA
- the istA gene encoding IS21 family transposase: MERNVMGELNVYRGSGAKPNFSEIARRHGMDRHTVAKYWREGEAAADGRSARGSAFDPLEEVIRAKAQLPGMTKMAVYAFLREGRGEGLPGYGAFTAWCRGRDVPFGGVGGREPHPRFETPPGRQLQFDWKEGMRLVDSEGEVFEFSVFTATLGYSRKHRFIPVRSRTLDDLLSCLLATFTRLGGVPEECITDNMSCLVTVSGRRRTRQERAWRFAREAGFELRLCAPRSPQTKGKDESANRFLNRLLAYGGEFTGWSGLAEAVARIEAQANSEPNRTTGLPPDALFMREKESLRPIGNLRLLESMVGDVSVQTVPPTMLVRAAGREWSVPRRCIGRRVSVIAMPGGQVVVRMAGEEVAVHDAASGPSRPINYDPDHYGQALEGKRGLADADIAEAARANLALLDSLGGA, encoded by the coding sequence ATGGAGCGAAACGTAATGGGAGAGCTGAACGTCTACAGGGGGTCCGGCGCGAAGCCGAACTTCAGCGAGATCGCGAGGAGGCACGGCATGGACCGGCACACGGTCGCCAAGTACTGGCGGGAGGGCGAGGCCGCCGCCGACGGGAGGTCCGCGAGGGGCAGCGCCTTCGACCCGCTCGAGGAGGTGATCCGCGCGAAGGCCCAGCTGCCCGGGATGACCAAGATGGCCGTGTACGCGTTCCTGCGCGAGGGCCGCGGGGAGGGGCTGCCCGGGTACGGCGCCTTCACCGCATGGTGCCGGGGCCGCGACGTGCCCTTCGGGGGTGTGGGCGGCCGCGAGCCGCACCCGCGGTTCGAGACGCCCCCGGGCAGGCAGCTGCAGTTCGACTGGAAGGAGGGCATGAGGCTCGTCGACTCGGAGGGCGAGGTCTTCGAGTTCAGCGTGTTCACCGCGACGCTCGGCTATTCCCGGAAGCACCGCTTCATACCGGTCAGGAGCCGCACGCTCGACGACCTGCTGTCCTGCCTGCTCGCCACCTTCACCCGCCTCGGCGGCGTCCCGGAGGAGTGCATCACGGACAACATGTCGTGCCTGGTGACCGTCTCGGGCCGCAGGAGGACCAGGCAGGAGAGGGCGTGGCGGTTCGCGCGGGAGGCCGGCTTCGAGCTCAGGCTCTGCGCGCCGCGCTCGCCGCAGACCAAGGGCAAGGACGAGTCGGCCAACCGCTTCCTGAACCGCCTGCTCGCCTACGGCGGCGAGTTCACCGGGTGGAGCGGCCTCGCCGAGGCGGTGGCCCGGATCGAGGCCCAGGCAAACTCGGAGCCGAACCGCACCACCGGCCTGCCGCCTGACGCGCTGTTCATGCGGGAGAAGGAGAGCCTGCGACCCATCGGGAACCTCCGTCTCCTCGAGTCGATGGTGGGCGACGTGAGCGTCCAGACCGTCCCGCCGACCATGCTCGTCAGGGCCGCCGGCAGGGAGTGGTCCGTGCCCAGGCGCTGCATCGGCCGGCGCGTGAGCGTCATAGCGATGCCCGGCGGCCAGGTCGTGGTGAGGATGGCCGGCGAGGAGGTCGCCGTCCACGACGCCGCGTCCGGGCCGTCGAGGCCCATCAACTACGACCCCGACCACTATGGGCAGGCCCTCGAGGGGAAGCGCGGCCTGGCCGACGCGGACATCGCCGAGGCCGCGCGCGCCAACCTCGCGCTGCTCGACTCGCTCGGAGGGGCGTGA
- a CDS encoding 3'-5' exonuclease, translating to MSAEKTPCISAIDTTNFARQIVLDFEFAPVPKQRQRRGMRNEIIEVGAVKLDYHGNVMGEFSQFVQTEFTEGVAFPVRELTGISAVDTAMADPLYMVIKRLSDWIGRYSAQIVCWSGTDRRQLMTECQAKQIDLAAFPTDWADLQAFYTSIMDVGSHECVSLNDAATWFGIEFDESTGHAHSALADARVTAKLLKQVMDGDYRVSPRAQEIRQRWRMGDRAQMRLSNKCPELGDLLLKLKAEGR from the coding sequence GTGTCAGCTGAAAAGACGCCGTGTATCTCGGCTATCGATACGACGAACTTTGCGCGCCAGATTGTGCTGGATTTTGAGTTTGCGCCGGTGCCAAAGCAGCGCCAGCGCCGTGGAATGCGCAATGAGATTATCGAGGTCGGCGCCGTCAAGCTCGACTACCACGGCAACGTTATGGGCGAGTTCTCGCAGTTTGTGCAGACGGAATTTACCGAAGGCGTTGCGTTTCCCGTCCGCGAGCTCACAGGTATATCGGCCGTGGACACCGCGATGGCCGACCCGCTCTACATGGTGATCAAAAGGCTCAGCGATTGGATCGGCCGCTACTCCGCCCAGATAGTTTGCTGGAGCGGGACGGACCGTCGACAGCTTATGACCGAGTGCCAGGCAAAGCAAATCGACCTTGCCGCATTTCCTACGGACTGGGCCGATCTGCAGGCGTTTTACACCTCGATCATGGACGTGGGCAGCCACGAGTGCGTCTCTTTGAATGACGCGGCGACGTGGTTTGGCATCGAGTTTGACGAGTCGACGGGTCACGCCCACAGTGCCCTAGCCGACGCGCGCGTGACCGCCAAGTTGCTCAAGCAGGTGATGGACGGGGACTATCGCGTGAGTCCGCGTGCTCAGGAGATCCGCCAGCGGTGGAGGATGGGCGATCGAGCCCAGATGCGCCTTTCCAACAAGTGCCCCGAGCTGGGCGACCTGCTGCTGAAGCTGAAGGCGGAGGGGAGGTAG
- a CDS encoding IS256 family transposase gives MEGKAMPQEESVLRLGRDEALEAARLWQECGDAREFACRVLGGVMNALMDSEAQQMCGASRNERSDGRENSRNGYRPRSLKTAVGDVELEIPKLRHGTYYPEGMLARWSRVDTSVAAIVQEMYVCGVSTRKVERVASRLGISSLSSSEVSSLCSDLDAEVAEFRRRDLSGTPCCYLWLDATYMSCRVGSSVVSQGVVTAIGLGADGRKHFLGCDVVDTESEDSWAAFC, from the coding sequence ATGGAAGGAAAGGCGATGCCCCAAGAAGAGAGTGTACTGCGCCTCGGCCGCGACGAGGCCCTCGAGGCGGCGAGGCTTTGGCAGGAGTGCGGCGACGCGCGCGAGTTCGCGTGCAGGGTGCTGGGCGGCGTGATGAACGCACTGATGGACTCCGAGGCCCAGCAGATGTGCGGCGCGAGCCGCAATGAGCGCAGCGACGGCAGGGAGAACAGTCGCAACGGCTACCGCCCCAGGTCGCTCAAGACCGCCGTGGGCGACGTGGAGCTCGAGATACCCAAGCTCAGGCACGGCACCTACTACCCCGAGGGCATGCTCGCGCGATGGTCGCGCGTCGACACCTCGGTGGCCGCCATCGTGCAGGAGATGTACGTGTGCGGCGTATCCACCCGCAAGGTCGAGCGCGTGGCGTCCAGGCTGGGCATATCCTCGCTGTCGAGCTCGGAGGTCTCGAGCCTCTGCTCCGACCTCGACGCCGAGGTGGCGGAGTTCCGCCGCCGCGACCTGTCGGGCACGCCGTGCTGCTACCTGTGGCTCGACGCCACCTACATGAGCTGCAGGGTCGGCTCGTCGGTCGTCTCGCAGGGCGTCGTGACCGCGATCGGGCTGGGCGCCGACGGGCGCAAGCACTTCCTGGGCTGCGACGTGGTCGACACCGAGAGCGAGGACTCCTGGGCGGCATTCTGTTAG
- a CDS encoding DEAD/DEAH box helicase family protein — protein sequence MNESDTRLKLIDPAIMKSWDRNTQVFTEYFFTSGEIVVRGSMVTRKDKKKADYLLMYAPGIPIAIVEAKDTEHTVDAGLQQGMGYAQLLDIPFAYSSNGKGFVEHDFLTGKERALAMDEFPTPAELWTRYSKAKGLEHPYSQEIVTAPYYQEHGGNHPRYYQCIAINRTLEAIARGKNRILLVMATGTGKTFTAFQIVHRLRQTTEVRKVLYLADRNILVDQTIDGDFKPLKRVTTKVVGRKLDSAYEVYFSLYQQLVGENGEEIFREFDSEFFDLIIVDECHRGSAAADSAWRKVLEYFNCAIQIGMTATGGARRRGVRAS from the coding sequence ATGAACGAGTCTGACACACGGCTTAAACTCATTGATCCTGCGATTATGAAGTCGTGGGATCGCAATACCCAAGTCTTCACTGAGTATTTCTTTACCAGTGGCGAGATTGTTGTGCGCGGAAGTATGGTCACCCGTAAAGACAAGAAGAAGGCTGACTACCTTCTGATGTATGCTCCGGGCATCCCTATCGCAATCGTCGAGGCTAAGGATACGGAGCACACCGTTGATGCCGGTCTCCAACAGGGGATGGGATATGCCCAGCTGCTCGATATTCCGTTTGCGTACAGCTCAAACGGAAAGGGTTTTGTTGAGCACGATTTTCTTACCGGGAAAGAGCGCGCTCTTGCCATGGACGAGTTTCCCACTCCGGCGGAACTTTGGACACGATACTCAAAAGCTAAGGGGCTTGAACATCCGTATAGCCAGGAGATTGTGACCGCTCCGTATTACCAGGAGCACGGCGGCAATCATCCTCGCTACTATCAGTGCATCGCCATCAATCGTACGCTTGAAGCTATTGCGCGAGGTAAGAATCGCATCTTGCTCGTTATGGCAACGGGAACGGGAAAGACTTTTACGGCTTTTCAAATCGTTCATCGCTTGCGACAGACTACCGAGGTTCGTAAGGTTCTCTATCTGGCGGACCGCAATATTCTCGTCGATCAGACCATAGACGGCGATTTCAAGCCTCTCAAGAGGGTTACAACCAAGGTCGTAGGTCGAAAGCTCGATTCTGCTTACGAGGTCTATTTCTCGCTCTACCAACAGCTTGTTGGAGAAAACGGTGAAGAAATATTCCGCGAGTTCGACTCGGAATTCTTCGATTTGATTATCGTCGACGAGTGCCATCGCGGAAGCGCCGCGGCGGACTCCGCATGGCGTAAGGTACTTGAGTATTTCAATTGTGCAATTCAAATCGGTATGACGGCTACGGGTGGCGCGCGCAGACGTGGTGTAAGAGCGTCCTGA